The following nucleotide sequence is from Psychroflexus torquis ATCC 700755.
AAGAGGTGTCTTCTGTAAATAAGCTCCCGTCATTTTCTAAAGTCCCGTAGACTTCATCTGTCGACACATGAAGAAATCTTGCCTTTTCAAATTCTTTTCTGAAATTGAAAGGAGATTCCATCCACAACACATAAGATTGATGAAGAAGGTTGAAGGTTCCTGTTATATTGGTTCTTATAAAAGCATCAGGATTAGAAATCGAATTATCTACATGAGATTCTGCAGCAAAATGAATTACCTTTTCAAACTTATATTCCTTAAATAAAGTCTCTAAAAGAGAGGTGTCACAGATATCTCCTTCTATAAAGGTATAATTATCATAATTGGAAACCTTTATATTGTTAAGGTCTCCAGCATAGGTCAATTTATCCAAATTAACAAAATGATATGTTTGTTCAGGAACCCAAAGGTTTAAAAAATTAGACCCTATAAATCCCGCCCCTCCTGTAACTAGGATAGTTGTCATATGTCCTTATTTCAAATTTTGAATAGCATCATCTATAATTTGCTCAAGAATTTTTTCAGTGATTAAATAAGTGGGTTTTACTCCTGCTGTACCTAACCCGCCAGAAGCTAGTGTACTTCCTGTTTCTAGAGGATTATCACTGGCATAGTAAGCATAGCGTAATTTTACTTTAGGTGAAATGTTTCCTCTTAGTCTGGACGCCGCTTGAATCGCTTTTTGGTAATGCGCACCTTCCATTTCTAGGCCAATGACGTTCCAAGTAGAGTCGTGGAAAAACTTCAATAAATCTCTATTTTGAAGTGAAGTTCCGAGCACAGTCACCATAGAACCATCATAGACTCTCAAGCCTTGGTCTTCAAAGTCCGATTTGGTCAATTCGTTATAGAAGGGATAGTTATCTGCCGTCCCTTCAAATAAGTGAGCATCTGGAATCATCAAATCTCCTTTTCCACCTTCCAAAATCCCTGCCTTTCCCATAATGGATATGGAATCCACATTCATATCGACTGGTTTTTCCTCGTCTTTATAAGGTTTCAGAAGCTCGTCCATAGTTTCGTATGCTTGCTCTCCAAAAGCGTAATCCATAACAATGATAACAGGAGCTTCTTCATTAGCATTAAGTTTTGTGTTGCCTTTATAATGGCTCAACTTTGCAAGATCAAAAATTTGGACATCGATATTTGTACCGCTTTCATCATCCAAAACAATCATGCCTTCTTCTTTTGCTTTTTTAGTAACTGTATGTCTTAAAGTTTTATTTTTAGCATTACTTAACTCTTCATAGACCTCAAAAGCAGACTTTTCCTTGAGTAAGTCTTTTAACGCCAATGGAGAAAAGAGGGTGTTCATCACACTGTGCATATTAGCACTAACGATGTGTAATTTCCTGTGAATTAAA
It contains:
- a CDS encoding DUF6909 family protein; protein product: MTEPFNIGRNRAQESTNAIERMYITMRHLFIRGFYKPMGVSGETLREALLTLRPEIYGAIAESKVELSGLQYIIERLPEGIEECSFINLTSDEGYSNSHFKAIIPPKRRRNCYRIDEEQMNIEITRGRSEIYDILTHLTFMFIESHKIMRNVVINEAGHTSRDWEKLSAAVLKEVELSQHEREIAITHTANILGRTFAEITQVYDRFATKDNPDKFLHLIYNLGKLAIREIIHGDKRVITFSPVVRERLGHHIHGEVWANNIKKTLHKHDLIHRKLHIVSANMHSVMNTLFSPLALKDLLKEKSAFEVYEELSNAKNKTLRHTVTKKAKEEGMIVLDDESGTNIDVQIFDLAKLSHYKGNTKLNANEEAPVIIVMDYAFGEQAYETMDELLKPYKDEEKPVDMNVDSISIMGKAGILEGGKGDLMIPDAHLFEGTADNYPFYNELTKSDFEDQGLRVYDGSMVTVLGTSLQNRDLLKFFHDSTWNVIGLEMEGAHYQKAIQAASRLRGNISPKVKLRYAYYASDNPLETGSTLASGGLGTAGVKPTYLITEKILEQIIDDAIQNLK